The genomic window GCACGATCTCGACGTCTACGCCGGCGAGTTCGAGCGCACCGGCCTGACCGGGGCACTCAACCGCTACCGCGCCATGGACCGCGACTGGGCCGACCTCGCCGCCTTCGACGGTGCGGCGATCGACCAGCCGTCCCTGTTCCTGGGCGGTGCGCTGGACGCCTCCACCACCTGGCTGGCCGACGCGATCGCGGCCTTCCCCACCACGCTGCCGGGCCTGGTCTCCTCGCACCTGCTGGAGGGCTGCGGCCACTGGATCCAGCAGGAGCGGGCGGCGGAGACGAACCGGCTGCTGCTGGAGTGGCTGACGGGGCTGCCCGGGTGAGGTGACCGGCCTGGGCGCCGCCGTGCGGGGACGGCCACCGGGCCGGCATGTCACGTTCCGCGCCCCTCCCCTGTCCAGCAGGTGTCAGGACGGCTTCACCGCCCGCTCCGCAGGAGGGAAGAGACATGGCAACCGTGACGGTACGACGGGTCATCGCGGCGCCGATCGGCGAGGTCTTCGACTGGTGCGCCACCACCACGAACTACACCCGCACCCGGTTCGTCCTGCGGGCGCGCCTGGCCCGGCCGGGGGCGGGCGCGGCCTACGGGGTGGGGGCCGTCCGGGTGCACACCTGGCTGATCGGCTGGTTCCGCGAGCGGATCACCAGCTACCACCCGCCGTACGACTTCGACTACACCGTGGACCGCAGCTTCCCGCCGGCCCGTCACGAACTGGGCCGGATGACCTTCACCGAGGTCGGCGGAGGCACCCTGGTGGTCTGGGAGACCGCCTTCCGGCTCCCCGCCCCGTTCGGGGACGCCTTCGCCCGCGTGGTGGGCGCCCCCGTCATCGGCCACGTCTTCGGCCGGATCCTGGCAGCCGCCGACCGGGCGCTCACCGCCGGTGCGGGAGGCTCGCGCGGCCGTGTTCCCGGCGAGCCCCCTACCGCCCTACGCTGAGCGCGCCACGCTCCATACGCCACACGCCACACGCCACACGCCAACGGAAGGGGCACCCCATGCTCCCGTGGTCGGCCGACCTCGCGGGCCGGATGGACCGGCAGGTCATCACCAGCGAGCTGCTGCGCGGCAACCCGCTGGGCGACCCGTTCGAACGGCCGCTGCACGTCTACCTGCCGCCGGGGTACGACGACGAGCCAAGACGGCGCTACCCCGCGGTCTACGTGATCCAGGGCTTCAGCGGCCATCTGGGCATGTGGTACAACCGCACCCCGTTCCGCCGGCCCTTCCCGGAGACCGCCGACGCGCTGTTCGCCGGCGGTACGCCGCCCGTCGTCCTGGTCCTGGTCGACGCCTGGACGTCCTACGGCGGCAGCCAGTTCGTCGACTCGCCCGGGACGGGCCGCTACCACGCGTACCTGTGCGAGGAGGTCGTCCCGTACGTCGACGCCCGCTACCGCACCCTCGCCGGGCGTGAACACCGGGCGATAGCCGGCAAGTCGAGCGGCGGGTTCGGTGCGATGATCACGCCGATGCTGCGTCCGGACCTCTTCGGGGCGCTGGCCACGCACGCCGGGGACGCGCTCTACGAGTACTGCTACGTACCCGAGTTCCCGCAGGTGGTGCGCACCCTACGGCCCTGGGGCGGTGACATCGGCGCATGGTGGGACGACTTCCGGCAGCGGCCCGCCATGACCAGGCCCGGCGACGACGTCACGCTGAGCGCGCTCGGCGTGGCCGCCTGCTTCTCGGCGGACCCGGACGGCACGCCGCGGCTTCCGTTCGACACCGGCACGGGTGAGCTGATCCCGGAGCTGTGGCAGCGCTGGCTCGACCTCGACCCGGTCCGGATGGTCCCCCGACACGCGGAAGCGGTACGGTCGTTGCGCGCGGTGTGGATCGACGCCGGCACCCGGGACGACTTCTTCCTGGACGTCGGCGCCGAGGCCTTCCACCGGGCGGTCCGCGCCGCCGGACTGCCCGAACAGGCGGTCCGCTTCGAGCTGTTCGACGGCGGCCACGGCGGCATCGACTACCGCTACCCGCTCGCCCTCGACTGGCTCGCCCGCCGGATCCAGCCCTGACGCGCCGATCTGAGGTAGCGTCACCCCTCATGCGCATTCTGGTACTTGGCGGCACCGTGTTCGTGGGCCGCGCGATCGTCGACGAAGCGTTGCGGACGGGCGCGGAGGTGACCGTGTTCGGCCGTGGCCGCACCGGAGCCGAACTCTTCCCCGCCGTGCCCCGGTTGATCGGCGACCGGGACAGCGGCGACTACCACGCCCTCGGCCGGGCGGGCGACTGGGACGCCGTGGTGGACGTCAGCGGCTACGTGCCGCGTCACGTCGGCCAGGCGATGGCGGCGCTCGGTGACCGGGCCGGGCGCTACCTGTTCGTCTCCAGCCACGCCGTCTACGCACGGACCGGCGTCGGTCCCGGCTCGGACGAGGACACCCCGCGCCGCCCATCGGTGCGGGACACCGAGGAGCTGAGCGAGGCCACCTACGGGCCGCTCAAGGCAGCCTGCGAGGACGACGTACTGGCGCGCTACGGCGAGCGGGCCACGATCGTGCGGCCGGGCAAGGTGGTCGGCCCGCACGACCCGCAGGCCGGGCTCACCTACTGGGTGCGCCGGGCCGCGCGCGGCGGCCGGGTGGCGCTGCCCGGCAGGCCCGAACAGCCCATCCAGCTGGTCGATTCGCGCGACCTGGCCACCTTGGTGGTGCGGCTGCTGCGGGACGACCGGCCCGGCGCGTTCCACGCCGTCGGTCCGGCCGAGCCGATCACCCTGGCCGGGCTGATCGGCACCTGCGCGCGGGTGGCGGGCAGCGAGGTCGAGATCGTGCCGGTGCCCGCGGAGGCGGCGCCGCCGTTCTTCCCGCTGATCCGACCCACCGCGCAGTGGACGGCCCAGCAGCGCAGCCCGGCCCGCGCCCGGGCCGCCGGCCTGCCCGCGACACCGCTCGCGACCACCGTCGCGGACGTGCTCGCCTGGGACCGCGAGCGGGGCGAGCCGCCGCTGGCGGAAGGGCTGTCGCCGGAGCAGGAGGCCCAACTGCTCGGCGCCTGACGGATCTCCGCCGCAGGCGGGCTGGTCACCCTCTGGAAGCGCCTCGCAGTCAGTTGACGCCCTCAGCTGTGGTGAAAATCCCGTTGCCCCAGCACAACACCCTTCGTACCCTCACCCGATGGACCACGACGACCTGCCGCCCCTCGAACTCGCCTTCCCCGGCCCGGAGCGCGACAGCGGCGTGGCCGCGATCCTCAGCGGCCACAAGACCGCCCTGACCGGCCTCCTGGCGCTCTACCGGCACGCCGGTGAGGAGCTGCCGACCGCCGGACAGCGGCTGTCCGTGCTGGACTCCGCCAACCGCCCGGTCGCCACCATCGAACTCGTCGACGTCCGCGTGGTTCCCATGGCGGAGATCGACGACGCCTTCGCCCTCGCCGAAGGCCGCGGCTACGAGGACGCGGCCCACTGGCGGGCCGCCCACACGGAGTTCTTCCAGAGCACGGGCGTGAGCGAGTACCTGGGCCACACCCCAGTCATCGACGACTCCACCCTCGTGGTCGCCCAACAGTTCCGCCTGGTCGATCCGACGCCGTGATTCGCCCCTGGCCCACGACCGGATCGGGCTCGCAGACACACCAGACCTGCTTGCCAATGCCCTCCCGAGGCCCCCAGCCCCACGCCTCGGACAGCGCATCCACCAGCAGCAGCCCCCGACCCGACTCCCCGTCAGCGTCCCCACGCTGCTGTGGCAGCGTGTCGGAGGCGTCCTCCACCGTGATCCAGAGCAGGTCCTCGTCCACCTCCAGTCGGAGCCGGATCAGCTGATCGTGCCTTGTCGCGTCAACTCGGCATTGAAAGTCGGAGCATGATCGGCCATCATTCGCGATGAGTCTGCACGGCGGCCCGCCCCACGCGCCCCGTCGTTCCCGGGCACCCCACCGCCCATCGCAGCCGCGTCGCACCAGAGGAGCCCCCGCCGTGTCGGACCAGGACACCCGCACCGCACCGGCCGTCGCCGGCGCGTACGACCCGCCGCCGCCGAACATCGCCCGGGTGTACGACTACCTGCTCGGCGGCAAGGACAACTACGCGGCCGACCGGGCCGTCGGCGAGCGGATCGAGCAGACGCTCCCCGCCGTCCACCTCGGGGTGCAGCAGCAGCGGGCCGTGCTGCGGCGGGTGGTGCGGTACCTGGTGGGCGAGGCGGGGCTTCGGCAGTTGGTGGACCTCGGGTCGGGGCTGCCGACCGCGGACAACGTGCACCAGGTGGCGCACGCCGTCGACCGGTCCACCCGCGTGGTGTACGTCGACAACGACCCGGTGGTGCTCACCCACGCCCGGGCGCTGCTGGCCGACAACAAGGAGACGACGGTCCTCGCGGGCGATCTGCGCGAGCCCGCCGCGCTGCTCGCGGATCCGGTGCTGCGCGGCCACATCGACTTCGACCAGCCGGTGGGGCTGCTGCTCTGCGGCATCCTGCACTACGTCCTGGACGAGGAGGAGCCCGCGCTCATCGTCCGCCAGCTGGTCGACGCCCTGCCCTCGGGCAGCTACGTCTTCATCCACCACCTGCTGGTCGCCGGTGAGGACGCCGAGGCGGCTGCCGCGGAGGCGGTGCTGCGCCAAGGCGTGGGCCGCGCGCAGTTCCGCACCCCGGCCGCCGTCGCCGCCTTCCTGGACGGCCTGGACCTGGTCGACCCCGGCGTGGTCACCGTCGCCGAGTGGCGCCCGGACGCCGACACCCCGCCGCTGAGCGCCAACCCGGTGCTGCGCCTGGCGGCGGTGGGCGTGGCGCGCAAGCCCTGAGGCCGAATCGCTGGTCGAGCGGCCGCGGTCACCCGGATCGGGTGGCCGCGGCCCACGTGCGTCCACGCGCCGCGAGGCCCGACGAGCCGTCAGCGCTCCGCGACGAACAGGGTCTGCAGCACCTGGCCGCAGGCACCCGAGGCGTCGTCCAGCCGGCCGAGGGCCAGGCCCGAGCCGAGCGGGCTCGCGGTGGTGGCCGCGCTCAGGCAGAGCCACTCGCCGACCGGGTCGCGGTGCAGGGCGAGGGTGACGTCGGTGTTGATGACCATCTGCCGGACGTGGTCGAGCTCGAAGGCCACCGCCCAGTTGCTGTCGGCGAGGGTGAGCGCGCGGGTGAGCGGGGTGTCGGCGCTGCCCGCCACCAACGGGATCCGCTGGCGGGCCCACGCCGTCCCGGGGCCCGGCCGGTCGAAGCCGGTGCCGGGCGGGAAGCGCCACTCCATCGCCGAGACGTAGCCGTCCAGGTTGGCGCCGCGCAGGCCGTGCGGCGGCTGCGGCCCGGGCAGTGGCGGCGGGGTGGGCTCCGGGCGCAGCTCCGGGGTGTCCGACGGGCTCGCGGCCAGGCGCCAGGCCCGGGCCAGCATCACCACCTGGCCGTCCGCGGTGATCTCGCCTTCGAGCAGCTCGGTGCGCGCGCCCGAACGGACCGTGCGCACGGCCACCGTGAGTTCGCCGACCGGGACAGGGCGCGGGATCTCCAGCGTCACCCGCGCGATCCGGAACCCCTCGCGCGCCTGGTGGCGCTCCAGCGCCCGGCCCAGCAGCGCCGACGGCGGGCCGGCGTGCTGGGCCTTCGGACTCCACGGTCCGGCGGTGGACCTGGTGCTCTCGAACCGGCCCTCCCCCAGGTCCAGGTAGAAGGACTCGGGCTGGTGCGGTGAACCACCGGTCATCTGGTGCGGCCCCCTCGGCTGCGCGGTCTGCTCCTGGCGATCGACAATAGATCAGTCGACAGATCAGTCCACAGACCAGTCGACAGATCAGTCGAGCCTCGCCTCGAAGGCCAGCTCCCGGGCCAGCTCCTCGACCCGCCGCTCGGCCAGCCCCCGGGAGGTGAACCAGGCGCCGACGTTGCGCACGTCGCGCTCCAGGAAGGAGCGTCCGCGCGGGTTGGCGATGACGTCGACGATCTGCGGCACGTCGATGATCACCAGGCGGCCCTGGTGCACCAGGATGTTGTAGGCGGACAGGTCGCCGTGCGCGTAGCCGTCCCGGGCGAGCACGGCCAGGCTGGCGCCGAGTTGCTGCCAGAGGTCGTCCAGGTCGGCCTCCTCGGGCCGCAGTTGGGCCAGCCGCGGGGCGGCGGCACCGGAGGGGTCGCCGATGAACTCCATCAGGATCTCGGTGCCGAGGATCTGGACGGGGTAGGGCACGGCCACGCCGGCCGACCAGAACCGGCACAGCGCGGTGAACTCCGCGGCGGCCCACTGGCCGGCGATCGCCTGCTTGCCGAAGTCGGTGCGCTTGGCCATCGCGCGGCTGACCCGGGACTCCTTGTGGGCCCGGCCCTCCAGATAGCCGGAGTCGCGGTGGAACATCCGGTGCTGGCCGTCGCGGTAGCGCTTGGCGGCCATCAGGGTGCGGCGCCCGGTGCCCGGCACCGCGCGCTCCAGCAGGAAGACGTCGGCCTCCTTGCCGGTCCTCACGATGCCGAACTCGGTGTCGACCGCGGCGAGTTCGGTGACCACCCAGTCGGGGCGCGGCTCGGGGCCCTTCTCGGTGGGGGTGGACTGGTCCCAGGTGGACCAGCGGTCGCCCTCGGCCGGCCCGTCCCCCGCCGGGACGGTGTCGTGGCGCTGGTCGCCGTCGACGTCCCCGGTGGTGTCGTCGCCGAACTCGAATCCCCGGGCCTCGTGGCCCCAGGCCTCGTCGCTCTGGGCCTCGTAGCCCTGGTACTGGGCGAACGCCTGCTCGTAGGCGTCGTCGTCGAAAGCACGGCGACCCGCGCCCTTGCTGCGGATACGGCTGAAGGACTCGTCGTCGGCAAAGCGCTTGCGCATGACTGATGTGCTCCTGGTGGAGGTGGGCCCACCGGAGGGTGCGTCAGCGGACGCGGCGTCAGCCGGCGGGCAGGAAACGAGAGAGGGCGTAGGGCGCGCACGCAGAGGCGCGCCGCGTCACGGCGGCGACCATCAGCACCTCACCTCGCTCTCTCACCTCGCAGGAACGCCACGATGCTATCGGGCCACCAGCGGGGCGCAACCGATTTACCGCCGCCCGCCCGAGGAGCCGCAGCGACGGCCCGACTCAACGCAATGGGCGGATCGGGAACAAAAGCCCCATGGGGCAGACTTTGCCACGACAAGACCATTCCTTTGCCTTCTCGATTACGTTCGTGGGAGCGGTCGCAGAACGCGACCCGACAGGCACTGGAGGTGCTGACTCATGCGACGGATCCTCACCAAGTTCAGTGGTCTCGCGGCGATCTCGATGCTCGCCCTGGCCGTGGCCCAGCCGGCCCAGGCGGCCCAGGCGAGCGCGGCGCCGGCCTACTTCGAGTTCACCGACAGCACGCAGCAGACCTTCGTCTTCAAGCTCACCGACCAGGGCAAGATCCAGCAGGCCCGGAACATCCTGGCCGGCACGGAGACGGAGCGGACCCAGGTCATCGGGAAGGTCGTCAAGACCCCCGCCCCCTACAACAAGCCCTGGAAGTACCAGCTCGACCCGGACTCGGTCTCCTTCTTCGGGATGGCCGTCGAGGCGTGCGACTCGAACATGGTCTACCTGGGCCAGCACCTCAACGAGGTGGGCGGCGCCTTCCTGCCCGGCTCCACCTGGTGTGACTGGGGCTCGAAGCTGACCCGCGAGGTCACCCCGCAGTAGCCGACGACCCCCCGAGCGCCCCGGCCGCACGCAGGGCGGTGATCCGCTCGGGCGGGTAGCCGAGTCCGCGCAGCACCGGCTCGGTGTGCTCGCCCAGCGCCGGTACCGGGCCCATCGGCAGCTCGACGCCGGCGAAGTCGAACGGCGGCAGCAGCCCGCGGATCTCCCCGGCCGGGGTCGCCACCGGGCGCCAGCGGTCCCGGGCGGCCAGTTGCGGGTGTTCCAGCAGGTCGCCGACGTCGTTCAGCCGGGCCGAGGCGATGGCCAGTGCGTCCAGGAGCTTGATCACCTCCGGCACGGTCATCGTCACGGTCCGCCCGGCCACCAGCGCGTCGACCTGCCGCCGGCGGCGCACCCGCTCGACGTTGGTCGCCCAGTCGGGGTGCTCCGCGAGTTCGGGGCGGGCCAGAAAGTGCTCGGCGAACCTGGCCCACTCGCGGTCGTTCTGAATGCCGATCAGCACCTCCTGCTCGTCGGCCGTGGGGAACGCGTCGTAGGGCGCGATGCCCGGGTGGGACAGGCCCGCCCGGCCCGGCGAGCGGCCGGTCCCCTGGGTGTGGTGCAGTTGGTGGCCCATCCACTCCGCCGTCGCCTCGAACATCGAGATCCCGACCGCGCTGCCCTGCCCACTGCCGGCCCGGCCGACCAGCGCGGCCAGCGTGCCCGACAGGGCGTACATGCCGGCGGCGATGTCCGAACTGGGCACGCCGGTCTTGGCCGGCTGCTCGGGCGTACCGGTGAGCGAGACCAGCCCCACCTCGCCCTGGATCAGCATGTCGTAGGCGCGTTTGTCCTGGTAGGGCCCGCCGGAGCCGTAGCCGGAGAGGTCCACCGTGATCAGCCGCGGGTGCCGGGCGCGCAACTCGACGGCGCCGAAGCCGAGTCGGGCGGCGGCCCCGGGAGCCAGGTTCTGCACGAAGACGTCCGCGCCCGCCACCAGGTCGGCGAGCACGGCCCGGCCCCCGGGTGTCCGCAGGTCGAGGGTGATCGACTCCTTGCCCCGGTTGAGCCAGACGAAGTGGCTGGCCAGTCCCCCGACGCTGCGGTCGTAGCCGCGTGCGAAGTCGCCGCCGTCGGGCCGCTCGATCTTCACCACCCGGGCGCCGAGGTCGGCCAGGTGCCGGGTGGCCAGCGGCGCGGCCACCGCCTGCTCCAACGCGACCACCGTGACGCCCGCCAACGGCAGCGACTGCGGCTGCGGCAGCGGCAGCGGCAGCGGCAGCGGCTGAGACATTGGCTGAGCCAGCGGCTGAGACATGCGACCCCCTCCCGAACGTCGGCCTCCCCCAGCCCTACCCCCCGAACGCCCGGCTCAGTCGGTCGACCAGTGCGTCGAGGGCAGGTGCAGCACGAGCAGCGCCAGCCCCGCGAGCGTCACGTTGCGGATCGCGGCGTCCAGCCCGTTCCAGGCCTTGGACTGCCACATCGCGAACCACTCGCCGCCGATCGCGATGAATCCGACCCCGAAGAGCACCAGCATCATCAGCAGCCCCAGCGTGCTCACCCGCCGCACCCGGGTGAACTCCCGCCGCCGC from Kitasatospora sp. NBC_01250 includes these protein-coding regions:
- a CDS encoding NAD-dependent epimerase/dehydratase family protein, translated to MRILVLGGTVFVGRAIVDEALRTGAEVTVFGRGRTGAELFPAVPRLIGDRDSGDYHALGRAGDWDAVVDVSGYVPRHVGQAMAALGDRAGRYLFVSSHAVYARTGVGPGSDEDTPRRPSVRDTEELSEATYGPLKAACEDDVLARYGERATIVRPGKVVGPHDPQAGLTYWVRRAARGGRVALPGRPEQPIQLVDSRDLATLVVRLLRDDRPGAFHAVGPAEPITLAGLIGTCARVAGSEVEIVPVPAEAAPPFFPLIRPTAQWTAQQRSPARARAAGLPATPLATTVADVLAWDRERGEPPLAEGLSPEQEAQLLGA
- a CDS encoding thioesterase family protein, which produces MTGGSPHQPESFYLDLGEGRFESTRSTAGPWSPKAQHAGPPSALLGRALERHQAREGFRIARVTLEIPRPVPVGELTVAVRTVRSGARTELLEGEITADGQVVMLARAWRLAASPSDTPELRPEPTPPPLPGPQPPHGLRGANLDGYVSAMEWRFPPGTGFDRPGPGTAWARQRIPLVAGSADTPLTRALTLADSNWAVAFELDHVRQMVINTDVTLALHRDPVGEWLCLSAATTASPLGSGLALGRLDDASGACGQVLQTLFVAER
- a CDS encoding ASCH domain-containing protein; this translates as MDHDDLPPLELAFPGPERDSGVAAILSGHKTALTGLLALYRHAGEELPTAGQRLSVLDSANRPVATIELVDVRVVPMAEIDDAFALAEGRGYEDAAHWRAAHTEFFQSTGVSEYLGHTPVIDDSTLVVAQQFRLVDPTP
- a CDS encoding alpha/beta hydrolase, giving the protein MLPWSADLAGRMDRQVITSELLRGNPLGDPFERPLHVYLPPGYDDEPRRRYPAVYVIQGFSGHLGMWYNRTPFRRPFPETADALFAGGTPPVVLVLVDAWTSYGGSQFVDSPGTGRYHAYLCEEVVPYVDARYRTLAGREHRAIAGKSSGGFGAMITPMLRPDLFGALATHAGDALYEYCYVPEFPQVVRTLRPWGGDIGAWWDDFRQRPAMTRPGDDVTLSALGVAACFSADPDGTPRLPFDTGTGELIPELWQRWLDLDPVRMVPRHAEAVRSLRAVWIDAGTRDDFFLDVGAEAFHRAVRAAGLPEQAVRFELFDGGHGGIDYRYPLALDWLARRIQP
- a CDS encoding SAM-dependent methyltransferase — translated: MSDQDTRTAPAVAGAYDPPPPNIARVYDYLLGGKDNYAADRAVGERIEQTLPAVHLGVQQQRAVLRRVVRYLVGEAGLRQLVDLGSGLPTADNVHQVAHAVDRSTRVVYVDNDPVVLTHARALLADNKETTVLAGDLREPAALLADPVLRGHIDFDQPVGLLLCGILHYVLDEEEPALIVRQLVDALPSGSYVFIHHLLVAGEDAEAAAAEAVLRQGVGRAQFRTPAAVAAFLDGLDLVDPGVVTVAEWRPDADTPPLSANPVLRLAAVGVARKP
- a CDS encoding serine protein kinase RIO; the encoded protein is MRKRFADDESFSRIRSKGAGRRAFDDDAYEQAFAQYQGYEAQSDEAWGHEARGFEFGDDTTGDVDGDQRHDTVPAGDGPAEGDRWSTWDQSTPTEKGPEPRPDWVVTELAAVDTEFGIVRTGKEADVFLLERAVPGTGRRTLMAAKRYRDGQHRMFHRDSGYLEGRAHKESRVSRAMAKRTDFGKQAIAGQWAAAEFTALCRFWSAGVAVPYPVQILGTEILMEFIGDPSGAAAPRLAQLRPEEADLDDLWQQLGASLAVLARDGYAHGDLSAYNILVHQGRLVIIDVPQIVDVIANPRGRSFLERDVRNVGAWFTSRGLAERRVEELARELAFEARLD
- a CDS encoding SRPBCC family protein codes for the protein MATVTVRRVIAAPIGEVFDWCATTTNYTRTRFVLRARLARPGAGAAYGVGAVRVHTWLIGWFRERITSYHPPYDFDYTVDRSFPPARHELGRMTFTEVGGGTLVVWETAFRLPAPFGDAFARVVGAPVIGHVFGRILAAADRALTAGAGGSRGRVPGEPPTALR
- a CDS encoding BP74-related protein; translation: MRRILTKFSGLAAISMLALAVAQPAQAAQASAAPAYFEFTDSTQQTFVFKLTDQGKIQQARNILAGTETERTQVIGKVVKTPAPYNKPWKYQLDPDSVSFFGMAVEACDSNMVYLGQHLNEVGGAFLPGSTWCDWGSKLTREVTPQ
- a CDS encoding CaiB/BaiF CoA transferase family protein; amino-acid sequence: MSQPLPLPLPLPQPQSLPLAGVTVVALEQAVAAPLATRHLADLGARVVKIERPDGGDFARGYDRSVGGLASHFVWLNRGKESITLDLRTPGGRAVLADLVAGADVFVQNLAPGAAARLGFGAVELRARHPRLITVDLSGYGSGGPYQDKRAYDMLIQGEVGLVSLTGTPEQPAKTGVPSSDIAAGMYALSGTLAALVGRAGSGQGSAVGISMFEATAEWMGHQLHHTQGTGRSPGRAGLSHPGIAPYDAFPTADEQEVLIGIQNDREWARFAEHFLARPELAEHPDWATNVERVRRRRQVDALVAGRTVTMTVPEVIKLLDALAIASARLNDVGDLLEHPQLAARDRWRPVATPAGEIRGLLPPFDFAGVELPMGPVPALGEHTEPVLRGLGYPPERITALRAAGALGGSSATAG